The DNA sequence TCAACTTCCGCACTCTTATGTTTTGATTGCCTTACAACGTGATAACGATCGGGCCTTCCTTCGTCACAATGATCGTATGTTCGTATTGGGCGACCATGCTTTCTTCTGTAAAGAAGGTCCAGTCGTCATCTTCAACTTGGAAAACTTCCTCTTCGAATGTGGAAATGAAAGGCTCGAAGGCGATGACCATGCCCTCTTTCAGAATTTCGTCATCCCAGCGCGAGTAGTAATTGAAGATATGATCCGGTGCTTCGTGGATTGCGCGTCCGACACCGTGTCCGGTCAGATTTTTGATGACCGTCAAGCCATGGCGTTTCGCCACGTTATGCACCGCTTTTCCTAAGTTGCTTGTTTTTGCGCCCGGTTTTACCTTCGCAAGTCCCGCGTCGAATGCTTCCTTGGCGACTTCGCAGATTTTCTGCAGCATGACATGCCCCTCACCGACTACAAAGGAAATGCCGGTATCCGCAAAATAGCCGTTTTTGGAACCTGAAACATCGATATTCACAAGGTCCCCTTCTTCAATGATCCGATCGCTCGGAATCCCGTGCGCCACTTCTTCATTCACGCTGATGCACGTATATCCAGGGAAATCGTATTCCCCTTTTGGTGCCGATTGCGCTCCTGCTTTTTCAAAAAGCTCCTTCGCGATATCATCAAGCTCTTTAGTGGTGATTCCAGGTTTCGTGGCTTGGACCATTTCATCGCGGATCGCTCCGCAAATGCCGCCAATTTCTTTTAATCCGTTAAAATCCTCTTCCGTCTGTGCAATCATTTTGTATCCTCACTTCTTAAAGCATTTTTGATTATCTTTCCAGTTAGATTCTATCACAAACGGAAGAAATATTTCTTCAGCGACACCAAATAAAGCTATCTCTTTTTGAATGGCACAAATTTTTTAACAATCCATTTTGCGCAGAAAAATCCTATCGCCAACGAGCCGAGTAATAGCAGTAGCGAAGGGACTAACTTATTGAGTCCCTCGCCATAGAAATAATCGTGAAAAATCTGCATACCTGCGAATATTATCCCGGCGGAAATAACACTGCCGACCACGTAGTAGAGGCCCGTAGTCAAGGAGCTGCTCCTATGATGCACGTGCTCATCGGGATTGTTCATGCTCCCTCCCGAGTGCGTGAGATTCGGGCCATCAAACTTGTTGTTTGCACCCTGACCGATATTGACTCTGGAATAGATGGAACTGTCCACATTACTTTTGTCGTCGTACTTTTTCTGATTGTCTCGCGTACTCATTCCTGCACCCGCTTTCTTTTAAATACAAAGCTTCCGTTTTAGAGATCCGTTTGCTTCAAATTCATAAGGCTATTGCGTACTCTGGCAATAAGGGCAGTGGTTACAAAAAGAATAACACCAACCTTGTTGAACAGTAGAAATACATGAAAAATAGCTCCAAAAGAGTTGGTCTTATGATACCCACTCAGCAACAGCAATGGAAAAACCGTAACCAGCATCGTCAAATAATGAACCATAATCTGCTTGCGGAAGCTCCACTGTTTTAACTCATATATGATGCTTGCCAGTCCCAAGAACAAGGCCATGAATCCATAAAAAAGAAAAACCTTTGCATCGGCTGCTCTTCCCTGAAAATTATTCCATGCATACATTGACAGCATAACAGCAAAGGGAAGAGTTCCTCTGATCAATCCTTTTAAGAAAAGCTTCATTTTTATCCCCTTTCGCAAGTACCCCTTGAATCAATTCACTACTATGAAAAATATCGGGATCCAGAATAGTGTCGTTATGATGATGGCTCCGATCAAAGCTACCAAAACCAGCCGTGCTTGCTGCACATTTTGTGTTGCTTTGACTTTTTTATAAAGAAAAAAGAGCAGACCGACTATGACCAGCAAAAAAATACCATAAATCAAAAAGCCTGCGGGTTGATTAGTGGCTGACATAATAGTTCATCTCCTCTTGTATCATCCTTGATTTTGAGTATTCCGTGTTTCTATGCTGCTCTCAATCTTACTTTTGGCAAAAAGCAGCAAAAACAGGACCAGCAGAACTATTGCATTCAGGAGCAAGCCTATATGAGAAGGCAGGATATTAACGAGTATGGCCAGCACGACCAAGTTGAAAACATCTATAATCAGAGAAACCAATTTTTTCTCAGTCGCTTTTCTGCTGTAGACAAACAATAAAGCACTGCCAAGCCCGATCACGAACCACCAGAACAAAGGGACGTTTGGGTATTGGACTGCTCCAATTAGCGAAGTGCACGCGAATACGTAAGCGAAAAGATTGGATTTATTAGTAATCATGATATACCTTCTTTCTCGCTATGTATAAATACGTTTTTTTATTAACATTTTTTATGATACTATTGTAACAAATATTTTATTTTTTATATAGAAGGAAAATATTTCTCCAATGTAAAGCAGAAGTTGCTAGCAATTTAAGTGGTTTCTTTATTACTATGGACATAGGCAAAGAACCAATAAAAAGAAACGAGAGGGGATTACAATGAGTACAGGGAGTATTTTAAAAATCCAGCGGCAAGAACGCGGTATTTCGCAATTGCAACTTGCCGAGCAATTGCATGTTAGCCGACAATCCATATCAAGCTGGGAAAATGATCGGGCTTATCCCTCTTTAGACAATTTAATTGCTTTATCTGAACTTTATCGTATTTCGATTGATGACTTGCTCAAGGATAATGAGGAACTGCGACAAAAAATCGAGAGAAATCAAAATCGAGTTCAGCAATATGATGAGCATCTTATGGAAATAGATACCTCAATTTCAGATATCCAGAAGGGGGCTTTTGACTATGAAAAGAAAGACGAATTCCTTTTTTGTTTAACTCTCATCTGCTTGGGAATTTTGCTGCTACCTTTGGGTCCGGTAATCCCGATAAGCTACTTTATAGTTAAGAGAAATAGCAAAAAAGGAGGGAATGAATAACTCGATGAAAAATAGAATTGATAGCGGATGGGTCTACGCGGTTATTGCTCTGAATATTTTACTATTCTATTATCTTTTTGCTAAGACCGGAAACGCCATTTTCCTGATTTTATTTTTTGTAGAATGGATTGGGTTTACGGTATATGGATTCATTTTAATTCTTAAACCTTTACTTACCTCCCACAAAAAAAATCGACACGGAAAATAAAAACTTCTACAAATTCGGAGGCGTATCTGAATTTGTAGAAGTTTTTATGGTAAATCTTTTTACCGGATAATTAGAATACCAAAGTCATAATAGCTGCAGTTACAATATTAGCCACACTGTGGCTCATCCCCACATCTCTGCATGCTTGATATACTGCATCTTGAATGGTTCCAGTAGCGTTCTCTATAAAACTTAATAACGTTTCTAACCCCATGTATGCAGCAATGAACTTCTTCACTGACAGTGGTAGCTTGTCATAGCCCGCCCGAATGATTTTAACAGCCCAAGTGAATTTCCCACGTTGCACTTGCTGTATTATACTGTTTTGGTAAGCAATTTATGCTTTACATTACCTCTCAATAACTTTACATAGATCCCTTTACATGAATCTCTCCTGCCAGAGCAGTCATGCTCTGACCTTCTTTCGGGACAAACAGTATGTTCCTATTGGATGAAAGAACCCGCTTATGATACTCTATTTCTTTTTTAAGAAATAACGGATGATCCAACCTAGAATTGCGGTAATAGCTAGTGCGCTCACTAACGTCCACACAGCATCGAAAACTTCAATCATGGCCCTTACTCCTCTCTGAAAATAATTTTATCAGTCGAATAAATCGTCCCTTCAGAAACGTATCCCATTATCCAATCATCAACTTTAAAAGAATAGTCATAACAATAATCTAAGGGGCTCTCCTTAACAGTAAAGGAAATTACATAGCCGCTTCGGGCACTCTTGTAATCTTTCCGAATTTTCTGTATCTGAATATCTTCTTCCGCAATCCCTTCTTTTCCCTCCAGCAACTCATAGAGATTTTGTTGCGCGATATAGCTTTTCAAAGGAAATTCATAAACATAGAATCCCGTTATCAATAAAATCAGGAATCCGAGTGCAATCCATCCAGTTTTTAGCTTTTTGATGTCAATCCGCTCCTTTGCATAGGTGTTGCTGCTCTGATGCATTCAGTATTCATTCAGCATCCATTCGCATCAACCAAAAAACATCATACATATTGGAGCAATAGCGTTGCGAATAGGACGACCGCTGTAAAAACATAGAGATTCCAGCGCCGGTCCTTGTCCCTTTTCGATTCCTCAACGCCGAGTACGCTCATGAGCAGTCCCAAAAAGAATAAAGCGATGTTCTGGTAAGTAAAATCTTTTGTCCACAGGCTATACACACTCAGGATAAGCACCACTGCGCCAAAAGTGATCTTCAAAATTTTTGTGTTTTGCATACAGTTCTCCTCTGTGAGTCCTGTACCCTTCCAGCGCACAGGACTCCATAAAATATTTTATTGCTGCTCTGCCTTCTTCTCGATATAAACGTTCCGGACAACAACCAAAAGAAATAGAAAGGTCAAAAAAAGGATTACTTCAACTAAGGAAGTCGGCCAAATTCCAGGAATCCATCTGACTATCAACATGAGAATCATATAGAAGAGTACTGATTTATTATTTTTTGATTTATACTCCGGAATTTTACGTTTGACTGCATACGCCACTAAGTAGGAAATTATTACTCCTGATACAATCAAAATCAAAAACAGAATAGCGTTCTCTTTCCCGTTATCAAAGTTCAAAAAAGTGTTGCATACCAAACTTATAAGAATCAGCCCGATATAGCTGATGAAATCATTAATCAATACAAACCGATCCAACTTTTTCATAGAACCTCCCTGTTAAAATAAATTTGCCCTGTATCCACAAGACTCTTACCATTTTTACTCTTGGATATTCTCTAAGTCGGTTCATTATCAACTTTGTTTTTTAGCAACTTTAAACACAGAATAGGTAAGCAGACAAGACAAAATAAATTCAACTATAAAAATCAAAGGATACAGAAAAATAACGCTAGGATTCTCTACATTAGGGATAGGTGGTAGCCTGTTACCAAACAAAAACGAAACTACTTCATTGATTACAAACCAAAATATGAAAGTCAAACTAATTTTTATAAATGATCTCAAAGCTTCTTTCAAAGAAGCACTCTCCCTTACAATAAATTTTAAAGACCTTATTATCAAGTTGAGTGTTTTACAATCCCAAACAATTAAGACCAGCATTGTTGCAACAACACTTTTCACTTGTGAGTAATTCAGTAGAAAGTATTCCTTTACAAGAACTAAAGACGACGTTTATTCATAAATGTTCTTGTACGGAATTAAGATGTTCAAGAACTTGTATCCTCTATTTGATAAGAAATGGCACTATTCGTCAGCGCTCCCATTTCCTCCACACTTAAAACATCTTTTGTTTTGTATATTTTCTTGTCTATACAAACAATAGGCAAGATATCCATTCCATGCGTCTCTATTAAATTCCAAACATCTTGATTTTCTTTAAATTCTTTTTGCGAATGTTTTAAAGAATACAGGAAATAATTATTGGAATCTTTAAATAAGTCTTTGTACATGCTTAGCGAACGCATTATTTCAATAGCTACTTCCACTTTTTCAGACTGTGCGTTCATTTTGTCAAACACATAATATTCAATATCCATAATGAATCCCCCAATGCAACTCTGCCAACACGAATAGTATCCGTTGTTTATTTTCAGATGATGTTATCCAAGCGTCGAGAAGAAAATAAATCAATTATAATGCAATAAATGACTATAGAAGCACTACCGATTCTCTTCAACATATCTATGATACCGCTAATCCATTTTTTTCGCGAGAATTTCATAATATATCAGCCTTCAAAATATAAGTAATTTGTTGATTTTTATTAAATCGTAGTTAGGCGTCCTGGAAATACAGAGTGCTTTTTAAGCTAGATATTAGGTATTATGCTAAGCTATTCACATACCAAATAAAAAATAGGAGCTGACATAACAATATGGATTATAAAAAACAATTAATGCAACCGTTCTACGACTTCCCCGAGTATAACGACCTTACCGAAGATTATCTGTGGCCAGTTGAAGTAAAGTATTATGACCAATCAACAATTGAATTTCACCTTCCAAAATCGGACATAATAGAAGCTATGTATTCAATCGAACAACGATTAGAAGATGCGTCAAATGAACCATTTAAGATAGGTGACCGTTCTATTGCAAAGGAAAATTTAAATTACATCTCTTTTGAAGGCCGAACGTATACTTTTAGTAAAGCGTAAATAACTGAATAATATATCAGCAATCTATGAGCAGAAAAAAATACGCTAAAGTAATTTACTGCTTCTTTTCCTGCTCGACTACATAGCCGACCGAAACATTCAGTATTCATAGAAACTTTTTTCCCAATCAGCATAGCAATCCATCGTATGCATAAGGCGAATCGCTTGATAGAGTTCTTTTTGGTCCTGATAAGTGGACTCAGTTGTTCTAAAGAAACAATCGTCGCCATTAGAAAAGCAGAAAAAAGCTTGGATGGTCTCATGCAGTTCCGAGCCCGGCAGGATTTCTTGACCGAATGGGTCGGAATGAAGCCGCTCCGCTCCAATCACGACTACCGGTATTTTTCGGGCGATTTTTTTCAAAGGTTCCCGGTACTCCTTTTGAGCCACAATGCGGAACTGAGAGGGATAGATGAATAACGCAGCGGTATCTTTTAAGGTGCTCTGAAACAGCGAATCGTTTATCAACTCTTGTGATCTGATGGATTCATAGTAGAAGAACGCACTTTGAATGTTGTTCGTTTTTCCGAGCGTTGCTACTTTGAGCCGTCTATCTGTTCGGGCCATTTTGGATTTTCTTTTAAAAAATAAAACTGGCAGGAAAAACGTAAAAACAAAAACAGCACACAGAATATAAGAAATCATTTCGCCTCCTCGCCTCCTTTCAAGTTTTGATGCGAATACATTCAACTTACGCCAAAACTAATGAATAGACTAGCAACCAGTGGTTTACATGGCCGCACTTTATCAGGTTCTGCGCCATCCGCAACCAATAAGTGCGGATATGCACGCATTCGTTTCTAGAAAAAGAACGCTGTCTACGCTATCATGGAGGAAAGTATTCTAAAGGGGTGCAAAATAATGTTATTAGGAGAACGATTGAGAGAAACCCGCCAAAAGAAAGGCGTATCACAAAGTACAGTTGCTGAACATCTGAATATCAGCCGTCAGTCCATTTCCAAATGGGAAAACAACAGCAGTTATCCGG is a window from the Trichococcus shcherbakoviae genome containing:
- a CDS encoding DUF3139 domain-containing protein, yielding MHQSSNTYAKERIDIKKLKTGWIALGFLILLITGFYVYEFPLKSYIAQQNLYELLEGKEGIAEEDIQIQKIRKDYKSARSGYVISFTVKESPLDYCYDYSFKVDDWIMGYVSEGTIYSTDKIIFREE
- a CDS encoding helix-turn-helix transcriptional regulator, encoding MSTGSILKIQRQERGISQLQLAEQLHVSRQSISSWENDRAYPSLDNLIALSELYRISIDDLLKDNEELRQKIERNQNRVQQYDEHLMEIDTSISDIQKGAFDYEKKDEFLFCLTLICLGILLLPLGPVIPISYFIVKRNSKKGGNE
- a CDS encoding DUF3021 family protein is translated as MKLFLKGLIRGTLPFAVMLSMYAWNNFQGRAADAKVFLFYGFMALFLGLASIIYELKQWSFRKQIMVHYLTMLVTVFPLLLLSGYHKTNSFGAIFHVFLLFNKVGVILFVTTALIARVRNSLMNLKQTDL
- a CDS encoding arsenic metallochaperone ArsD family protein; its protein translation is MDIEYYVFDKMNAQSEKVEVAIEIMRSLSMYKDLFKDSNNYFLYSLKHSQKEFKENQDVWNLIETHGMDILPIVCIDKKIYKTKDVLSVEEMGALTNSAISYQIEDTSS
- the map gene encoding type I methionyl aminopeptidase, encoding MIAQTEEDFNGLKEIGGICGAIRDEMVQATKPGITTKELDDIAKELFEKAGAQSAPKGEYDFPGYTCISVNEEVAHGIPSDRIIEEGDLVNIDVSGSKNGYFADTGISFVVGEGHVMLQKICEVAKEAFDAGLAKVKPGAKTSNLGKAVHNVAKRHGLTVIKNLTGHGVGRAIHEAPDHIFNYYSRWDDEILKEGMVIAFEPFISTFEEEVFQVEDDDWTFFTEESMVAQYEHTIIVTKEGPIVITL